A part of Elusimicrobiota bacterium genomic DNA contains:
- the thiE gene encoding thiamine phosphate synthase, producing MIGGYYFITDSKLSKSGNISDVKNAVSAGVKIVQYRNKFGSTKELYKEALILKKICLGKTFFLINDRVDIAVAVDADGVHLGQDDMPYLVARRILGNKKIIGLTVHTLKEAKNADKLGADYLAVSPIFSTSTKQDAGKPVGIELIKKIKNVVSIPVIAIGGIDLSNAKNVVESTADGFCAISAVVTKDNVKKEIEKFQKLYYAEPG from the coding sequence ATGATTGGTGGATATTATTTTATTACCGATTCAAAATTAAGCAAATCCGGAAATATATCTGATGTAAAAAATGCAGTTTCTGCGGGTGTAAAAATTGTCCAGTACCGCAACAAGTTCGGTTCTACAAAAGAACTCTACAAGGAAGCACTTATATTAAAAAAGATATGTCTTGGCAAAACGTTTTTTTTGATAAACGACCGTGTAGATATTGCAGTTGCGGTTGATGCAGATGGTGTGCATCTCGGTCAAGATGATATGCCGTATTTAGTTGCAAGAAGAATTTTAGGTAACAAAAAAATTATCGGGCTGACTGTGCATACGCTTAAAGAGGCAAAAAATGCAGACAAACTTGGTGCGGACTATCTCGCTGTTTCGCCGATTTTTTCAACATCTACAAAACAGGATGCTGGGAAACCGGTCGGAATTGAGCTTATAAAAAAAATAAAAAATGTTGTTTCAATTCCGGTAATTGCGATTGGTGGTATTGACCTTTCAAATGCAAAAAATGTAGTTGAATCAACCGCTGACGGGTTTTGTGCAATCTCTGCTGTTGTTACAAAAGATAATGTAAAAAAAGAGATAGAAAAATTTCAGAAACTATATTATGCTGAACCAGGTTGA
- the hxlA gene encoding 3-hexulose-6-phosphate synthase, with the protein MKPILQVALDFVDLKRALKLAEETVAGGCDWLEAGTPLIKSEGLNCIRELRKKFPNIKIVADMKTADVGRIEVEIAAKSGANVVCVLGSSDDETIKESVAAGKNYGAEIMVDLLGVSDVITRAKEIEKLGADYLGVHIPIDEQMRGQISFDIVKKVSFAVKIPVAVAGGINSENAANAVKAGAKIIIVGGAITKSKNAKLETQKIRKAITQKIKIKTELYQRVSEENIRRILTMVSTANISDALHRGLPLSDIFPVTPSLKMVGSAITVRTYPGDWAKPVEAIDIAKEGDVIVIDAGGVPPAVWGELATNSAINKKVAGVVIFGGIRDISDIRKLKFPAFANIITPQAGEPKGFGEINVPIVISGVKIQPGDWVVGDDDGVIVIPKDVAVEFTNRAMDVLERENRLRKEIKDGSSLSKVAELLKWEKK; encoded by the coding sequence ATGAAACCGATTTTACAGGTAGCGTTAGATTTTGTTGATTTAAAAAGAGCACTCAAACTTGCCGAGGAGACAGTTGCAGGTGGTTGTGATTGGCTTGAGGCAGGAACTCCACTAATAAAAAGCGAAGGGCTTAACTGTATTCGTGAATTAAGAAAAAAATTCCCAAATATAAAAATTGTTGCAGATATGAAAACTGCGGATGTCGGCAGAATAGAAGTTGAAATCGCTGCAAAATCAGGTGCTAATGTTGTTTGCGTTTTAGGTTCTAGTGACGATGAAACAATTAAAGAGTCGGTTGCTGCTGGAAAAAACTATGGTGCCGAAATTATGGTAGATTTGCTTGGTGTTTCTGATGTAATAACGCGGGCAAAAGAAATAGAAAAACTCGGTGCTGATTATCTTGGTGTTCATATTCCAATTGATGAGCAGATGCGAGGGCAAATTTCGTTTGATATTGTAAAAAAAGTTTCGTTTGCTGTGAAGATTCCTGTTGCTGTTGCTGGCGGTATTAATTCCGAAAATGCAGCAAACGCTGTAAAAGCAGGTGCAAAAATTATAATTGTCGGCGGTGCGATTACAAAATCAAAAAATGCAAAGTTAGAAACACAAAAAATAAGAAAAGCGATTACCCAAAAGATAAAAATCAAAACGGAATTATATCAGCGGGTATCTGAAGAAAATATAAGAAGAATTCTAACAATGGTTTCAACTGCGAATATCTCAGATGCACTTCACAGAGGTCTTCCATTAAGCGACATTTTTCCTGTAACACCATCACTAAAAATGGTTGGTTCTGCAATAACAGTCAGGACATATCCGGGTGACTGGGCAAAACCAGTTGAAGCGATTGATATTGCAAAAGAAGGTGATGTGATTGTGATTGATGCGGGTGGTGTACCGCCTGCGGTATGGGGCGAACTTGCAACAAATTCTGCTATAAACAAAAAAGTTGCTGGTGTTGTTATTTTCGGTGGGATACGAGATATCTCGGATATTAGAAAACTAAAATTTCCAGCATTTGCAAATATAATCACACCCCAAGCGGGCGAGCCAAAGGGCTTTGGTGAGATAAATGTGCCTATAGTAATTTCAGGCGTAAAAATTCAGCCAGGTGATTGGGTTGTCGGTGATGATGATGGCGTAATTGTTATTCCTAAAGATGTAGCGGTTGAGTTCACAAACCGTGCGATGGATGTTCTGGAACGAGAAAACCGTCTCCGTAAAGAAATAAAAGACGGCTCTTCATTATCAAAAGTTGCCGAACTTCTCAAATGGGAAAAAAAATAA